The following are encoded in a window of Francisella tularensis subsp. tularensis genomic DNA:
- the rnc gene encoding ribonuclease III — MVPEYSRFYNILGYNFKDYTLLIRALTHRSKTKKNYERLEFLGDSVLSFVIAEVLYKQFTDLAEGKLSQLRSKLVKGTTLAQLASSLKMDEYIILGASEQGGHKREKILEDVFEAVIGAIYLDSDFATVKKVILKWYQPIISSINLDTIKVKDSKSKLQEILLQNALSLPEYSIETIDGKDHEQQFTVVAVSKDLNLRVKAQGTSRKKAEQKTAEKMIEMLSQQGLHEKK, encoded by the coding sequence ATAAGAGCCTTAACTCATCGAAGTAAGACTAAGAAAAATTATGAAAGATTAGAGTTTCTTGGTGACTCTGTTCTAAGTTTTGTAATTGCTGAAGTTTTGTATAAACAATTTACAGATTTGGCTGAAGGAAAACTATCGCAACTAAGATCTAAACTAGTCAAAGGAACAACTTTAGCACAATTAGCTTCGAGTCTCAAAATGGATGAGTACATTATCTTAGGTGCTAGTGAACAGGGCGGTCACAAGCGTGAGAAAATATTAGAAGATGTTTTTGAAGCTGTGATAGGAGCTATCTATCTAGATAGTGATTTTGCAACAGTCAAGAAAGTTATATTAAAATGGTATCAGCCAATAATATCGAGTATCAATCTGGACACTATCAAAGTCAAAGATAGCAAATCAAAGCTTCAAGAGATTTTGCTACAGAATGCTTTGAGTTTGCCAGAATATAGTATTGAAACTATAGATGGTAAAGACCATGAGCAGCAATTTACTGTAGTTGCTGTGTCAAAAGATTTAAATCTTCGAGTTAAAGCTCAGGGCACTTCACGGAAAAAAGCTGAGCAAAAAACTGCTGAAAAAATGATAGAAATGTTATCACAACAAGGCTTACATGAAAAAAAATAG
- the truB gene encoding tRNA pseudouridine(55) synthase TruB: protein MKKNRLNLNGVVVINKAKDISSNKVLQQLKYLFNAQKVGHTGTLDPMATGVLPICFGRATKIAQYLLDADKEYIATIRLGIETDSGDAEGEIIAKSINIPELSAEYLETVLAKFRGDVVQIPPMYSALKYNGQPLYKLAREGKTVEVKSRNIKIYELELLEFNIDSLKIRVKCSKGTYIRSLAIDIGKTLGCGGHLIALQRTQSGPFKLSEAFRLEQLKDLSFEQKIASITNIESVFIDKPIYSLLEEEKDDLYKRGLFADKPHLDGTVRIYDVEKFVAIAEFDKGKLINKKFFDQDILISE from the coding sequence ATGAAAAAAAATAGACTAAACTTAAATGGTGTGGTTGTTATTAATAAGGCTAAAGATATTAGTTCAAATAAAGTTTTACAGCAATTAAAGTATTTATTTAATGCACAAAAAGTAGGTCATACAGGTACTTTGGATCCTATGGCGACTGGAGTTCTACCGATATGTTTTGGTAGGGCTACAAAAATAGCACAATACTTACTTGATGCTGATAAAGAGTATATAGCTACAATTAGACTCGGTATTGAAACTGATAGTGGTGATGCTGAGGGTGAAATAATAGCAAAAAGCATTAACATTCCTGAGTTATCTGCTGAGTATCTAGAAACAGTTTTAGCAAAGTTTCGCGGAGATGTAGTCCAAATCCCTCCAATGTACTCAGCTCTTAAATATAATGGACAACCTCTTTATAAGTTAGCAAGGGAAGGTAAAACTGTTGAGGTGAAGTCACGCAATATCAAAATATATGAGTTAGAACTACTAGAGTTTAATATAGATTCATTAAAAATAAGAGTTAAATGTTCAAAAGGAACATATATCCGTAGTTTAGCTATAGATATTGGAAAGACTCTAGGTTGTGGAGGGCACTTAATAGCTTTACAAAGAACTCAAAGTGGACCTTTTAAATTATCTGAGGCTTTTAGGCTAGAACAACTAAAAGATTTAAGTTTTGAGCAAAAAATTGCTAGTATAACTAATATAGAGAGTGTATTTATCGACAAACCAATATATTCTTTATTAGAAGAAGAAAAAGATGATTTATATAAAAGAGGGCTCTTTGCTGACAAACCTCATCTTGATGGAACGGTCAGGATATATGATGTTGAGAAGTTTGTTGCTATAGCAGAGTTTGATAAAGGTAAGTTGATTAATAAAAAATTTTTTGATCAGGATATATTGATAAGTGAGTAA